A single Gammaproteobacteria bacterium DNA region contains:
- a CDS encoding ribulose-bisphosphate carboxylase yields MDQSARYSDLSLKEEDLVAGGKHILVAYTMTPADGHGYLETAAHFAAESSTGTNVEVCTTDDFTKGVDALVYEIDEANGIMKIAYPNELFDRNVIDGRAMIVSFLTLAIGNNQGMGDVKCAQMFDFFMPPKMLQIFDGPAMDISDMWRILGRPMKDGGYIAGTIIKPKLGLRPEPFADAAYQFWLGGDFIKNDEPQGNQVFCPMKKVIPLVADAMKRAQDETGEAKLFSANITADDYHEMCARADYILETFGENASHVAFLVDGYVGGPGMVTTARRQYPGQYLHYHRAGHGAITSPSSKRGYTAYILAKMSRLMGASGIHVGTMGYGKMEGGQEDKLIAYMIERDECQGPVYYQKWYGMKPTTPIISGGMNALRLPGFFENLGHGNVINTSGGGAYGHIDSPAAGAKSLHQAFDCWKQGADPIEYAKEHKEFARAFESFPGDADKIYPGWREKLGVHK; encoded by the coding sequence ATGGATCAATCAGCGCGTTATTCAGACCTGAGTCTGAAAGAAGAAGACCTGGTTGCCGGCGGCAAGCACATCCTGGTGGCCTACACCATGACGCCTGCCGATGGTCACGGTTACCTGGAAACGGCGGCCCACTTTGCCGCGGAATCGTCCACCGGCACCAACGTGGAGGTCTGCACCACGGATGACTTCACCAAGGGCGTGGATGCGCTGGTCTACGAGATCGACGAAGCCAATGGCATCATGAAGATCGCCTACCCGAACGAGCTGTTCGACCGCAACGTGATCGACGGCCGCGCCATGATCGTGTCTTTCCTGACCCTGGCCATCGGTAACAACCAGGGCATGGGCGACGTGAAATGCGCGCAAATGTTTGATTTCTTCATGCCGCCGAAAATGCTGCAGATCTTTGATGGTCCGGCAATGGACATCTCGGACATGTGGCGCATCCTGGGCCGGCCGATGAAAGACGGTGGTTACATCGCCGGCACGATCATCAAGCCCAAACTGGGACTGCGTCCCGAGCCATTTGCCGATGCAGCCTACCAGTTCTGGTTGGGTGGCGACTTCATCAAGAATGACGAGCCGCAGGGCAACCAGGTCTTCTGCCCGATGAAGAAGGTCATTCCGCTGGTGGCGGATGCCATGAAGCGCGCGCAGGACGAGACTGGCGAGGCCAAGCTGTTCTCCGCCAACATCACGGCCGATGACTATCATGAAATGTGCGCACGCGCAGACTACATTCTGGAAACCTTTGGTGAAAATGCCTCGCACGTTGCCTTCCTGGTCGACGGTTATGTCGGTGGCCCCGGCATGGTGACCACGGCACGTCGTCAATATCCCGGACAGTATCTGCATTACCACCGTGCCGGTCATGGCGCGATCACCTCGCCTTCTTCCAAGCGTGGTTACACCGCCTACATTCTGGCCAAGATGTCACGTCTGATGGGTGCCTCGGGTATCCACGTGGGCACCATGGGCTACGGCAAGATGGAAGGTGGCCAGGAAGACAAACTGATCGCCTACATGATTGAGCGTGATGAATGTCAGGGACCGGTTTACTACCAGAAATGGTATGGCATGAAACCGACCACTCCCATTATCTCCGGCGGTATGAACGCACTGCGTCTGCCCGGCTTCTTTGAAAATCTGGGTCACGGTAACGTCATCAACACCTCGGGTGGCGGTGCTTACGGCCATATCGATTCTCCAGCCGCCGGTGCAAAATCATTGCATCAGGCGTTTGACTGCTGGAAGCAGGGTGCGGATCCGATCGAATACGCGAAAGAGCACAAGGAATTTGCGCGCGCCTTCGAGTCCTTCCCGGGCGATGCCGACAAGATCTATCCCGGCTGGCGCGAAAAGCTGGGCGTGCACAAGTAA
- a CDS encoding CbbQ/NirQ/NorQ/GpvN family protein, giving the protein MSDSNQYNVETEPYYQPQGKELALYEAAYAARLPVMIKGPTGCGKSRFVEHMAWRLGKPLITVACNEDMTASDLVGRYLLDTNGTRWLDGPLTVAARIGAICYLDEIVEARQDTTVVIHPLTDHRRTLPLDKKGELVEAHADFQLVISYNPGYQSLMKDLKQSTKQRFTALDFDYPDSKTEVAIIAKEAGIDEENAGKLVKIAHTARNLKGHGLDEGISTRLLVYAAMLMNKGIAAEDACRMALVRPITDDADIRSTLDHAIDAVFA; this is encoded by the coding sequence ATGAGTGACAGCAACCAGTATAACGTCGAGACAGAACCCTATTACCAGCCACAGGGCAAGGAGCTTGCGCTTTACGAGGCCGCCTATGCCGCACGCCTGCCGGTGATGATCAAGGGCCCCACCGGATGTGGTAAGTCCCGTTTTGTAGAACACATGGCCTGGAGGCTGGGCAAGCCGCTGATCACCGTCGCCTGTAATGAAGACATGACGGCCTCGGATCTGGTCGGGCGTTATCTGCTGGACACTAACGGCACCCGCTGGCTGGACGGCCCACTGACCGTGGCCGCCCGCATCGGCGCCATCTGTTATCTGGATGAGATTGTTGAGGCGCGCCAGGACACCACCGTGGTGATCCATCCGCTCACTGATCATCGCCGCACCCTGCCGCTGGATAAAAAGGGCGAGCTGGTGGAGGCGCATGCGGACTTCCAGTTGGTGATTTCGTACAACCCGGGTTATCAGAGCCTGATGAAGGACCTGAAACAGTCCACCAAACAGCGGTTTACGGCGCTGGATTTTGACTATCCCGACAGCAAGACCGAAGTCGCCATCATTGCCAAAGAGGCGGGTATTGATGAGGAAAACGCCGGAAAACTGGTGAAAATCGCGCATACTGCCCGCAACCTGAAAGGTCACGGTCTCGATGAGGGAATCTCCACCCGCCTGTTGGTGTATGCCGCCATGCTGATGAACAAGGGCATCGCCGCCGAGGATGCCTGTCGCATGGCCCTGGTGCGGCCCATTACCGATGATGCCGATATCCGCAGCACGCTGGATCACGCCATTGATGCCGTTTTTGCATAA
- a CDS encoding VWA domain-containing protein, translated as MTITEAELDAFRAQLKCNFKDLDKVFGDCMEEALTCLSGQGVKDYIEGASLICMIGRGFEPVLVYLEEMPQVASALGEGTLSLVSQTVWKMSRSPNGKAIPPFVQTIAEAARRLGSEKSLQGYIDLLLDMMERTTGSIHGFHTTIPSPGLPELLEQIPYLLSQLSLEGLKNWMDYGIRNYESHPDRQRDFFSLQSADSRAILQRERHGTLFMDNERRLDLYLKALWQTRQRLLPYSSAFDELRKPLPYFDALGMRVPDVYDDFSPPSAASSESKAGPGVKGIDRYRALLAHMAAHQRWSTKIIADNYSPFQRVAIELLEDCRVEYLAMRDYPGLRKLFIALHPRPVEDACQTEVESCIRHRLAMLSYAILDEGHGYVNVDVLDFTARFHALMVSAPRPEDITTAEVARLAVAFIARTRRQSDQLPKVHFQDTEVSYRDDNRHLWLYIEESDDEQQFDKERKAQQAEEENKGLPPRHYPEWDYKTRSYRPDWVSLYESLHPAGNAADIDALLTKHAALAKRLKQILDMLKPQHYVRVRYQEEGSELDLDVAIRSLIDLKSGSTPDVRINMSHKHDGRDIAVMLLLDLSASLADTAEGSEQTILQLSQEAVALLGWSIEHLGDSFAIAGFSSNTRHEVRYQHIKGYSENWNDAVKARLAAMEAGYSTRMGAALRHAAHYLGAQQADKKLLLVLTDGEPSDIDVSDGRLLIEDAHKAVQELDQLGIYTHCVNLDPQADDYVTDIFGKNYTVIDHVERLPEKLPSLFVALTR; from the coding sequence ATGACGATCACTGAAGCCGAACTGGACGCCTTCCGCGCACAGCTGAAATGCAATTTCAAAGACCTGGACAAGGTGTTTGGCGACTGCATGGAGGAGGCGCTGACCTGCCTTTCCGGGCAGGGCGTCAAGGATTATATCGAGGGCGCCTCCCTGATCTGTATGATCGGGCGCGGCTTTGAGCCGGTGCTGGTGTATCTCGAAGAGATGCCGCAGGTGGCCTCCGCGCTGGGTGAGGGCACGCTGTCGCTGGTGTCGCAAACGGTGTGGAAGATGTCGCGTTCACCCAATGGCAAGGCGATCCCCCCCTTTGTGCAGACCATTGCCGAAGCGGCCCGCAGGCTTGGCAGTGAAAAATCACTGCAAGGCTATATCGACCTGCTGCTCGATATGATGGAGCGCACCACGGGTTCCATTCACGGCTTTCATACCACCATTCCCAGTCCCGGCCTGCCAGAGCTGCTGGAGCAGATCCCCTATCTGTTAAGTCAGCTCTCACTGGAGGGGCTGAAAAACTGGATGGATTACGGGATCCGCAACTATGAAAGCCACCCTGACCGGCAGCGGGATTTTTTCTCCCTGCAGTCCGCCGACAGTCGCGCCATCCTGCAGCGGGAACGTCACGGCACCCTGTTTATGGACAACGAGCGCCGGCTTGACCTGTACCTGAAGGCGCTATGGCAGACCAGGCAGCGTCTGCTGCCGTATTCCTCCGCCTTTGATGAGCTGCGTAAACCGCTGCCGTATTTTGACGCGCTGGGTATGCGGGTACCGGATGTGTATGACGATTTCTCACCGCCATCGGCCGCGTCTTCAGAAAGCAAGGCAGGCCCGGGTGTAAAGGGTATCGACCGTTATCGCGCCCTGCTGGCGCACATGGCCGCGCATCAGCGCTGGTCCACAAAAATCATCGCCGACAATTACAGCCCATTTCAGCGGGTCGCTATTGAACTGCTGGAAGACTGCCGGGTGGAATACCTCGCCATGCGTGACTATCCGGGGCTGCGTAAATTATTCATTGCCCTGCATCCGCGCCCCGTAGAGGATGCCTGTCAGACGGAAGTGGAGTCGTGTATTCGCCACCGTCTGGCCATGTTGTCGTATGCCATTCTGGATGAGGGGCACGGCTATGTGAATGTGGATGTGCTGGACTTCACCGCGCGCTTTCATGCGCTAATGGTGTCAGCGCCGAGGCCGGAAGACATCACCACCGCCGAGGTGGCCAGGCTGGCGGTAGCCTTTATCGCCCGTACCCGTCGCCAGTCAGACCAGTTGCCGAAGGTGCATTTTCAGGATACCGAAGTGAGTTATCGTGATGACAATCGTCATCTGTGGCTGTATATCGAAGAGAGCGATGACGAGCAACAGTTTGACAAGGAACGGAAGGCGCAACAGGCAGAAGAGGAAAATAAAGGTCTGCCGCCACGGCATTACCCCGAGTGGGACTACAAGACCAGGAGCTATCGTCCGGACTGGGTGAGCCTCTACGAAAGCCTGCACCCCGCGGGCAATGCGGCGGACATTGATGCCTTGTTGACAAAGCATGCGGCCCTGGCCAAGCGCCTGAAACAGATTCTCGACATGCTCAAACCGCAACACTATGTGCGGGTGCGTTACCAGGAAGAGGGCAGCGAGCTGGATCTGGATGTGGCGATCCGTTCGTTGATCGACCTGAAAAGTGGCAGCACGCCGGATGTGCGTATCAACATGAGCCACAAACACGATGGCCGTGATATTGCCGTCATGTTGCTGTTAGACCTTTCCGCCTCCCTGGCGGATACGGCGGAAGGCAGTGAGCAGACCATTCTGCAATTGAGCCAGGAAGCGGTGGCCCTGCTGGGCTGGTCTATCGAACACCTGGGTGATTCGTTTGCCATAGCCGGCTTCTCTTCCAATACGCGTCACGAAGTGCGCTATCAGCACATCAAAGGCTACAGTGAAAACTGGAACGATGCGGTCAAGGCGCGCCTGGCGGCAATGGAAGCGGGTTATTCCACGCGCATGGGCGCCGCCCTGCGCCATGCGGCACATTATCTCGGCGCGCAACAGGCCGATAAAAAATTGTTGCTGGTGCTGACCGACGGCGAGCCGTCCGATATCGACGTGAGTGATGGGCGGCTGCTTATCGAAGATGCGCACAAGGCGGTGCAGGAGCTGGACCAGCTGGGTATCTACACGCATTGCGTGAACCTGGATCCGCAGGCGGATGACTATGTGACCGACATCTTTGGCAAGAATTACACGGTGATCGATCATGTGGAACGCCTGCCCGAAAAACTGCCCAGCCTGTTTGTGGCGCTCACCCGATGA
- a CDS encoding STAS/SEC14 domain-containing protein yields the protein MDIVKEYKFGYCTVQQRDDNILAFEIQDGIEVDAAMVDELIHVADTAIRGPFGILSNRIHSYSLSFAAMDALAHYDRMSALAIVVHHSRTRMLVETQNYFISALSKKPIKVFLDTDAAIRWLHERLHELPTDTSGNRQ from the coding sequence ATGGATATCGTAAAAGAATACAAATTTGGCTACTGCACTGTTCAGCAGCGGGACGACAACATCCTGGCGTTTGAAATCCAGGATGGCATTGAAGTGGATGCCGCGATGGTCGACGAGTTGATTCATGTTGCCGACACGGCCATCCGCGGTCCGTTTGGCATCCTCTCCAATCGCATCCACTCCTACTCGCTATCCTTCGCGGCAATGGACGCGCTGGCGCACTACGACCGGATGAGCGCGCTGGCCATCGTGGTTCACCATAGCCGGACCCGCATGCTGGTGGAAACGCAAAACTATTTCATCTCGGCGCTGAGCAAAAAACCCATCAAGGTATTTCTGGATACCGACGCTGCCATCCGCTGGCTGCATGAGCGCCTACACGAATTGCCGACGGACACGTCAGGCAACCGTCAATAA
- a CDS encoding histidine phosphatase family protein — protein sequence MVKYPYAEVLSGSYRMRDTVIDLIRHGEPEGGRCFRGHRVDDPLSERGWEQMWAAMPATPPWTQIVSSPLQRCRQFAEALHARHGIAVSVDDRLKEVGFGEWEGKSPALIQQQDAEAYAAFYRDPVRYRPAGAEPWEEFSTRVSAALDALVQDFPGRQVLVVAHAGVVRAVVARVLNADAGAAYRIRVDNAGLTRLRHDGQRYALEYLNRVA from the coding sequence ATGGTGAAATACCCTTATGCCGAGGTCTTGAGTGGGAGTTATCGTATGCGCGACACGGTTATCGATCTGATTCGACACGGCGAGCCCGAGGGCGGCCGCTGTTTTCGTGGTCACCGGGTGGATGACCCACTCAGTGAGCGGGGCTGGGAACAGATGTGGGCGGCGATGCCTGCGACGCCGCCATGGACGCAGATTGTCAGTTCGCCACTGCAACGCTGTCGGCAGTTTGCAGAGGCCCTGCACGCGCGGCACGGCATCGCCGTTAGCGTGGATGACCGCCTTAAAGAGGTGGGTTTTGGTGAATGGGAGGGAAAGTCGCCGGCCCTGATCCAGCAACAGGATGCAGAGGCATACGCCGCCTTTTATCGTGATCCCGTCAGGTATCGCCCCGCCGGTGCCGAACCCTGGGAAGAATTTTCGACACGGGTATCGGCCGCGCTGGATGCCCTCGTACAGGATTTTCCCGGCCGGCAGGTGCTGGTGGTTGCGCATGCGGGCGTGGTGCGGGCGGTGGTCGCCAGGGTGTTGAATGCCGACGCGGGCGCGGCCTATCGCATCAGGGTCGATAACGCCGGGCTGACCCGGCTTCGTCATGATGGCCAGCGCTATGCTCTGGAATACCTGAATCGCGTCGCCTGA
- a CDS encoding DUF2231 domain-containing protein, with protein sequence MIEIIPNWHPILVHFTVGLLLTAVLLFVVARLVGNVALRRQWEIVAQWNLWLGAAVTVLTVIAGIVAYNSVAHDTPSHAAMTEHRNWALLTAVLFLVLAVWSALRARAKRTINGPLLAGLLLAGGLLLTTAWHGGEIVYRYGLGVMSLPKTDSHGHADAHDGQAGGDDHHGSLSSAPDARPSAEEEVIDCELPTTPPVTTEPHEHADGHSDHPH encoded by the coding sequence ATGATTGAGATTATTCCCAACTGGCACCCGATATTGGTGCATTTTACGGTGGGCCTGTTACTCACCGCCGTGCTGCTGTTTGTGGTGGCCCGCCTGGTGGGCAATGTCGCACTGCGTCGTCAGTGGGAGATCGTCGCCCAGTGGAATCTGTGGCTGGGCGCGGCGGTGACCGTGCTGACCGTGATCGCGGGCATCGTTGCCTATAACAGTGTCGCGCACGATACGCCTTCCCATGCGGCGATGACCGAGCATCGCAACTGGGCGCTGCTGACCGCTGTGCTGTTTCTGGTGCTGGCGGTCTGGTCGGCGCTACGGGCGCGGGCGAAGCGGACAATCAACGGCCCGCTGCTGGCGGGCCTACTGCTGGCCGGCGGGCTGCTATTGACCACCGCCTGGCATGGCGGGGAGATCGTGTACCGTTACGGTCTGGGCGTAATGTCCTTGCCCAAGACCGACAGCCACGGCCATGCCGATGCGCACGACGGGCAGGCCGGGGGCGATGATCATCATGGCTCGCTTTCGTCCGCGCCTGACGCCAGACCCTCAGCGGAGGAAGAGGTGATCGATTGCGAGCTGCCGACGACCCCGCCCGTCACGACAGAACCCCATGAGCATGCGGACGGCCACAGCGATCATCCGCATTAG
- a CDS encoding cytochrome c → MRFSQTLTASLLLLTLSACDGREEIGGLPVPAAPPRQQDAEQQALGQRVFQSHCARCHGAGAEGAPNWHQPDADGHFPAPPLNGSGHAWHHSRERLAALIREGSPNGQGKMPAWKDTLNEQEVAAVIAWFQSLWPQPVYEAWYEMQQRGR, encoded by the coding sequence ATGCGTTTTTCACAGACTCTGACCGCAAGCCTTTTGCTGCTGACCCTGTCGGCCTGTGATGGGCGGGAGGAGATCGGCGGCCTGCCCGTGCCGGCGGCGCCGCCACGACAGCAGGATGCCGAGCAGCAGGCGCTGGGTCAGCGGGTATTTCAGAGCCACTGCGCGCGCTGTCACGGGGCGGGCGCCGAGGGCGCGCCAAACTGGCACCAGCCGGATGCCGACGGCCATTTCCCCGCGCCCCCGCTGAATGGCTCGGGCCATGCCTGGCACCATTCCCGGGAGCGGCTGGCGGCCCTGATCAGGGAGGGTAGCCCCAATGGGCAGGGCAAAATGCCGGCGTGGAAGGATACACTCAACGAGCAGGAGGTGGCGGCGGTGATCGCCTGGTTTCAGTCGCTCTGGCCGCAACCCGTCTATGAGGCCTGGTATGAGATGCAGCAACGCGGCCGGTAG
- a CDS encoding DUF302 domain-containing protein produces MYGFHVSVAGGFDEVVDKVTEALKTEGFGVLTTIDVKATLKAKIDVDRRPYTILGACNPVLANQAINAEPDIGLLLPCNVLVREEEDDSITVAFMDPAAVLGLVEGAEVQPLAMQVRGKLEKVRDLLASA; encoded by the coding sequence ATGTATGGATTTCATGTAAGCGTGGCCGGCGGTTTTGATGAGGTGGTCGACAAGGTCACCGAGGCCCTGAAGACAGAGGGTTTTGGCGTGCTCACCACCATCGATGTAAAGGCCACCCTGAAGGCCAAGATCGATGTGGATCGTCGGCCCTATACCATTCTCGGCGCCTGTAATCCGGTGCTGGCCAACCAGGCCATCAACGCCGAGCCGGACATCGGCCTGCTGCTGCCCTGCAATGTACTGGTGCGCGAGGAAGAGGACGACTCCATCACGGTGGCCTTTATGGATCCGGCCGCGGTGCTGGGCCTGGTGGAGGGCGCCGAGGTGCAGCCGCTGGCCATGCAGGTGCGCGGCAAGCTGGAGAAGGTGCGGGACCTGTTGGCCAGCGCCTGA
- a CDS encoding heavy metal-associated domain-containing protein, giving the protein MTETSTRFYVQGMKCDGCIATANEALKTLPGFVAAQFDLAAGEAVVQGDVDPQAVCQALTEKGYPAVVKSG; this is encoded by the coding sequence ATGACGGAAACAAGCACCCGGTTTTATGTGCAGGGCATGAAGTGCGACGGCTGTATCGCCACGGCCAATGAGGCCCTGAAAACCCTGCCCGGCTTCGTCGCCGCGCAGTTCGACCTGGCCGCCGGCGAGGCAGTAGTGCAGGGTGATGTGGACCCGCAGGCCGTGTGCCAGGCGCTAACGGAAAAAGGCTACCCCGCGGTGGTGAAGAGTGGCTAA
- a CDS encoding heavy metal translocating P-type ATPase produces MPDTGDKGPQQTAVRLSIGGMSCAGCVATVERALQSVPGVTEATVNFAEHTATVKTETSTEPLIQAVVAAGYQAAELRGAADESEKALAELAEYRTRLLQAGVAGLVGLPLLVSGWLGAMPPLTGWGWWFWLAVAVLSLAVMVYSGGRFYRGAWTSFLNHNANMDTLIALGTGAAWVFSVIVLLLPSLVPASAQHVYFEAAAIIIALINFGSALEMRARGKTSQAIQRLIGLAPKTARVLRDGQERDVPIEEIGLNETLRVRPGEKIAVDGVIIEGHSTVDESMLTGEPMPVSKAEDDEVIGGTINKSGSFLFQARRIGKDTALARIIELVRQAQNTKPAIGRLADRIASVFVPLVMIVAVLTCLAWFNFAEALGISAEARLSYMLVTTMTVLIIACPCALGLATPISIMVGVGKAAEYGVLIRQGDALQRAGQITTVVLDKTGTVTEGRPTVTRLLPVGEWDEEGLLRLAASIEAGSEHPLAEAVLAAARQRGLQWVAAENFSAVAGHGVSAVIEGQRVLFGNGRFMQDNQIMLGAQAAEVDRLAAQAQTPMLLAVEGKLAGIVAVADPVKADSRAAIRRLQAEGIRVVMLTGDNRITAEAVAREVGVDEVIAEVLPADKADRVAELQAAGAVVGMVGDGINDAPALARADVGFAIGSGTDIAIESADITLMRGSLHGVADAITVSRATVRNIKQNLFGAFVYNVVGIPVAAGVLYPVLGLLLNPIVAGAAMAMSSVTVVTNANRLRLFRPGGAESR; encoded by the coding sequence ATGCCCGACACCGGCGACAAAGGCCCGCAGCAGACTGCGGTGCGACTGTCCATTGGCGGCATGAGCTGCGCCGGCTGCGTCGCCACGGTGGAGCGTGCCCTGCAGTCCGTGCCGGGGGTGACGGAGGCGACGGTCAATTTTGCCGAGCACACCGCCACGGTGAAGACCGAGACGTCCACCGAGCCGCTCATCCAGGCCGTGGTGGCGGCGGGTTATCAGGCCGCCGAGTTGCGGGGCGCGGCGGATGAATCCGAAAAGGCGCTGGCGGAACTGGCCGAGTATCGTACCCGCCTGCTACAGGCGGGGGTGGCCGGGCTGGTGGGCCTGCCCCTGTTGGTCAGCGGCTGGCTGGGCGCGATGCCGCCCCTGACGGGGTGGGGCTGGTGGTTCTGGCTGGCGGTCGCCGTGCTCAGTCTTGCGGTGATGGTCTATTCCGGCGGTCGCTTTTACCGTGGCGCCTGGACCTCCTTTCTCAATCACAATGCCAATATGGATACCCTGATCGCCCTGGGCACCGGTGCGGCCTGGGTGTTCTCGGTGATCGTCCTGTTGCTCCCTAGTCTGGTGCCTGCATCGGCACAACACGTCTATTTTGAGGCGGCGGCCATCATTATCGCGCTGATCAATTTTGGCTCGGCGCTGGAGATGCGCGCCCGCGGCAAGACCTCGCAGGCCATTCAGCGGCTGATCGGGCTGGCGCCGAAAACCGCGCGGGTGCTGCGCGATGGTCAGGAGCGCGATGTGCCAATCGAGGAGATTGGCCTGAACGAAACCCTGCGGGTGCGCCCCGGCGAAAAGATCGCGGTGGACGGGGTGATCATCGAGGGCCATTCCACGGTGGATGAATCCATGCTCACCGGCGAGCCCATGCCGGTGAGCAAGGCGGAAGATGACGAGGTGATCGGCGGCACCATCAATAAATCCGGCAGCTTTTTGTTTCAGGCCCGGCGCATCGGTAAGGACACCGCCCTGGCGCGCATTATCGAGCTGGTGCGACAGGCGCAGAACACCAAACCCGCTATCGGCCGTCTGGCGGACAGGATCGCCTCGGTCTTCGTGCCCCTGGTGATGATCGTCGCGGTGCTCACCTGTCTGGCCTGGTTCAACTTTGCAGAGGCGCTGGGGATCAGCGCGGAGGCGCGTCTGAGCTACATGCTGGTGACCACCATGACGGTGCTGATTATCGCCTGCCCCTGCGCGCTGGGTCTGGCGACCCCGATTTCGATCATGGTGGGGGTGGGCAAGGCGGCGGAATACGGGGTGCTGATCCGCCAGGGGGACGCCCTGCAGCGGGCGGGACAGATTACCACCGTGGTGCTGGACAAGACCGGCACGGTGACCGAAGGCCGGCCGACCGTCACCCGGCTATTGCCGGTGGGCGAGTGGGACGAGGAGGGCCTGTTGCGCCTGGCGGCCAGTATCGAGGCGGGATCGGAACATCCCCTGGCCGAGGCGGTGCTGGCGGCGGCCCGGCAGCGGGGGCTGCAATGGGTCGCGGCGGAGAATTTCAGCGCGGTTGCCGGTCACGGGGTCAGTGCGGTCATTGAGGGGCAGCGGGTGCTGTTTGGCAATGGCCGGTTCATGCAGGATAACCAGATCATGTTAGGCGCGCAGGCCGCGGAAGTGGACAGGCTGGCCGCCCAGGCGCAAACGCCCATGCTGCTGGCGGTGGAGGGTAAGCTGGCCGGTATTGTGGCGGTGGCCGATCCGGTCAAGGCCGATTCCCGCGCGGCCATCCGCCGCCTGCAGGCCGAGGGTATCCGCGTGGTGATGCTGACCGGGGATAACCGCATCACCGCCGAGGCGGTGGCGCGTGAGGTGGGGGTGGACGAGGTTATCGCCGAGGTGTTGCCGGCGGACAAGGCCGACAGGGTGGCGGAGCTGCAGGCGGCGGGCGCCGTGGTGGGGATGGTGGGCGACGGCATCAATGATGCGCCGGCGCTGGCCAGGGCCGATGTGGGTTTTGCCATCGGCAGCGGCACTGACATCGCCATCGAGAGCGCCGACATCACCCTGATGCGCGGTTCACTGCACGGCGTGGCCGACGCCATTACGGTGTCGCGCGCCACGGTACGCAATATCAAACAGAACCTGTTCGGCGCCTTTGTCTATAACGTGGTGGGCATCCCGGTGGCGGCGGGGGTCCTGTATCCCGTGCTGGGGCTGCTGCTGAATCCCATCGTCGCCGGCGCGGCGATGGCCATGTCCTCGGTCACCGTGGTGACTAACGCCAATCGGTTGCGCCTTTTCCGCCCGGGAGGCGCTGAGAGCCGGTGA